A part of Paenibacillus sp. IHBB 10380 genomic DNA contains:
- a CDS encoding HEAT repeat domain-containing protein — protein sequence MSINILFELQHELRRLYIAGSGMAAGDLRLGKMLPQLQKLGESAPVFNKFAQGVNELLASDRAEAASKLLELGTLLHSVLYTQGKTEGAGEIYPLVGTEIKADTSIPYRKIAPLIEALTQKGQGRLEQIHQAFNEGLFHDFRVISAAVTALDDSYAEIPEFLFHKVISQYGADALPMLKQQFQLQGGKGHARRLQLIHNVEGEAAIDLYLQAATEGSVDVRAAAIELLGEYPEQEQFLLEQADDKKKELRRAALSALSKLGSDKAQDCLFQALTSKDHELAVEPIRLCGSDELIHRVIRQTEDVLAEIVAGKENDEQEQHLISYLSSIEGDSSNELCLLLQKILSVPASKTAKLDRLQEVAAQMLLDLDDPEAYAFTVGLQQKYNRRFIAYSFRAAVHSLPPEEVYERYATELSNKRTSAAKELLRTMSMISVDITDQMNGNSAIETWDPRWVHLLIKLDEKELVTRFAIHSDSTVISYLTKQITAHPKFQDYVTVDMLLALFHLRDDNVSEMVMDILERDKTSHSYYLNRSQTALLSQLSPVYADRLRQFAETMKYQNVKQQVLDIADTVAAKPS from the coding sequence ATGAGCATAAATATACTGTTTGAACTGCAGCATGAGCTGCGCCGGCTGTACATAGCAGGAAGTGGAATGGCGGCGGGGGATTTGAGACTCGGTAAAATGCTACCGCAGCTGCAAAAATTGGGAGAATCCGCTCCCGTATTCAATAAATTTGCACAAGGAGTAAATGAGCTTCTGGCGTCGGATAGAGCCGAAGCAGCATCAAAGCTGCTCGAACTAGGTACACTTCTACATTCCGTCCTATACACACAGGGAAAGACAGAGGGGGCAGGAGAAATATATCCTTTGGTTGGAACGGAAATCAAAGCTGATACCTCTATCCCTTACCGGAAGATTGCTCCTTTGATCGAAGCATTAACGCAAAAGGGCCAAGGCAGACTGGAACAGATCCACCAGGCATTTAATGAAGGATTATTCCACGACTTTCGTGTGATTTCTGCGGCAGTAACCGCGCTGGATGACAGCTATGCAGAAATTCCAGAGTTTCTTTTTCACAAAGTGATTTCGCAGTATGGAGCCGATGCTCTTCCTATGCTGAAACAGCAGTTTCAGCTTCAAGGAGGTAAAGGACACGCTAGGAGACTTCAGTTAATTCATAATGTGGAGGGAGAGGCCGCTATTGATCTGTATCTCCAAGCTGCGACCGAAGGATCTGTCGATGTACGTGCGGCGGCCATTGAACTACTGGGGGAATACCCAGAACAGGAGCAGTTTCTGCTGGAACAAGCTGATGATAAGAAAAAAGAACTTCGACGAGCTGCTTTGTCCGCTTTATCCAAGCTTGGCTCGGATAAAGCACAGGACTGTCTGTTCCAAGCTTTGACATCCAAGGACCATGAACTGGCAGTAGAGCCAATCCGTCTGTGCGGATCGGATGAATTGATCCATCGCGTCATCCGACAAACGGAAGATGTACTTGCTGAGATAGTTGCAGGTAAAGAGAATGATGAGCAGGAACAGCACCTCATTTCATACCTATCAAGTATAGAAGGCGATTCATCGAATGAACTCTGTTTACTGCTGCAAAAGATACTATCCGTTCCTGCCTCTAAAACAGCTAAGCTGGACCGTTTACAAGAGGTAGCTGCGCAAATGCTTCTGGATCTGGATGATCCAGAGGCATATGCATTCACTGTTGGGCTGCAGCAGAAGTATAACCGCAGGTTCATTGCCTACAGTTTCCGTGCTGCGGTTCACAGTCTGCCACCTGAAGAGGTATACGAGAGGTACGCTACTGAGTTAAGCAATAAACGGACTTCGGCCGCTAAGGAACTGCTGCGAACGATGAGTATGATTTCGGTGGATATTACGGATCAGATGAACGGAAATTCTGCAATAGAAACATGGGACCCAAGATGGGTTCATTTGTTGATAAAACTGGATGAGAAAGAGCTTGTCACTCGGTTCGCAATTCATTCCGATTCTACAGTCATCTCATATCTTACCAAGCAGATTACTGCTCATCCGAAATTCCAAGATTACGTTACTGTCGATATGTTGCTGGCCCTTTTCCACCTCAGGGATGATAACGTGTCGGAAATGGTCATGGACATTTTGGAGCGAGATAAAACGAGTCACTCGTATTATTTAAACCGTTCACAAACAGCGCTTCTGTCCCAACTTTCTCCCGTTTATGCGGATAGACTGCGACAGTTCGCAGAAACAATGAAGTACCAGAACGTCAAACAACAGGTGTTGGATATCGCTGATACTGTAGCAGCCAAACCATCCTAA
- a CDS encoding AAA family ATPase, translated as MTKHDEQNVLRLPSEKLYSEELEALKNMDKDSRPAGWQLSPKAVLTYITGGKAGDTEITPKYIGNKRLVEIAIATLLTDRALLLIGEPGTAKSWLSENLTAAIHGDSSKVIQGTAGTTEEQIRYSWNYAMLLAQGPSDQALIKSPIFRAMEMGGIARFEEISRCASEVQDALISILSEKTVSIPELGREMPAARGFSIIATANTRDRGVNEMSAALKRRFNIIVLPAPADIETEVDIVRKRVGEISANYALTASLPEDDVVRKIVTIFRELRSGMTMDGKEKVKPTSGVISTAEAISLLTGSMALAASFGSGTIQEEDIAAGLQGAIVKDEEKDRLVWKEYLDNVMKKRGSSWRSLYNACSEMNG; from the coding sequence ATGACAAAACATGATGAACAAAATGTGTTAAGGCTTCCTTCCGAGAAATTGTACAGTGAGGAACTGGAAGCGTTGAAAAATATGGATAAGGACTCAAGGCCTGCAGGTTGGCAGCTTTCGCCAAAGGCTGTTCTTACGTACATAACCGGAGGTAAGGCGGGAGACACGGAAATAACGCCCAAATATATAGGGAATAAAAGGCTGGTCGAGATAGCGATAGCCACGCTACTGACGGATAGGGCACTTTTGCTCATTGGTGAACCGGGAACGGCCAAGTCGTGGTTGTCTGAGAATTTAACAGCCGCTATTCATGGCGATTCTTCCAAGGTCATCCAGGGAACGGCCGGCACAACCGAAGAACAGATCCGTTATTCTTGGAATTACGCAATGTTGCTGGCACAAGGTCCGTCGGATCAGGCTTTGATCAAGAGCCCCATTTTTCGGGCAATGGAAATGGGCGGGATTGCCCGGTTTGAAGAAATTTCCCGGTGCGCGTCTGAAGTGCAGGATGCACTGATTTCCATTTTGTCCGAAAAAACGGTGTCTATTCCCGAACTTGGTCGGGAGATGCCAGCAGCACGGGGGTTTTCGATCATTGCCACGGCGAATACGCGCGACCGTGGGGTGAATGAAATGTCTGCAGCGCTCAAACGGCGGTTCAACATCATCGTGCTGCCAGCGCCAGCGGATATTGAAACTGAGGTTGATATCGTTCGCAAGCGTGTGGGTGAAATATCGGCGAATTACGCGTTGACCGCGTCCCTGCCGGAAGATGATGTGGTGCGCAAGATTGTCACTATTTTCCGTGAACTTCGCAGTGGTATGACTATGGACGGCAAGGAAAAGGTGAAACCGACAAGCGGTGTTATTTCAACAGCAGAAGCGATTTCGCTGTTGACTGGAAGTATGGCGCTTGCTGCCAGCTTCGGCAGCGGGACCATTCAGGAGGAAGATATCGCCGCAGGACTGCAGGGAGCCATTGTGAAAGATGAAGAGAAGGACCGTCTTGTGTGGAAAGAATACTTGGACAATGTGATGAAGAAGCGGGGATCGTCATGGCGGAGCTTGTACAACGCTTGTTCGGAGATGAACGGATGA
- the hpaB gene encoding 4-hydroxyphenylacetate 3-monooxygenase, oxygenase component has protein sequence MSVKNGTQYIEQINKNLPDVWIAGEQVKGTISEHKAFKGLMVTQASLYDMQQEDRWKAKMSYSSPLTGDPVGLSFMQPKTKKELAVRREMMQAWAYTHHGFLGRAPDYMNTVLMAFSAASGLLEEKTPQYASNLRSYYEYCRENDITLSHVFIQPKAGRLSTFLKTFVESEAAHVVEKTKDGIVVRGAFLLDTQGATSDEILVFPPPFPSANAEESPYTFAFAVPSNLPGVRFVCRESFVGGESAYNYPLSSRFEEMDTLVIFDDALVPWDRVFICGDEKLAFQLVDESRFHTHASAQIMCKNIAKTEFLLGTIEMMIEVAGLESHDHIIEKVTEIIIALETLKALQLAAEKGASPDRWGSMLPNRKPLLAANAYFPKMYPRMIEIIQLIGGSSLIMIPDEKDFDTEIRGQLNRYLKGIGFDAKENVQLARLAWELSVSAFGGRQTVYERFFFGNSSTVNSRLYTGYQGREKFKNRVKDFLS, from the coding sequence ATGTCAGTTAAAAATGGTACCCAATATATTGAACAGATAAATAAGAATTTGCCCGATGTCTGGATAGCAGGTGAGCAGGTGAAGGGGACTATATCGGAGCATAAAGCTTTCAAGGGGCTTATGGTGACTCAAGCTTCTTTGTATGATATGCAGCAGGAAGACAGATGGAAAGCAAAAATGTCTTATTCTTCACCGTTGACAGGCGACCCTGTCGGACTTTCCTTCATGCAGCCAAAGACGAAGAAGGAGCTTGCTGTAAGAAGAGAGATGATGCAGGCTTGGGCATACACTCATCACGGCTTTCTGGGACGTGCCCCCGATTATATGAACACAGTCCTTATGGCGTTCTCCGCAGCATCGGGGCTTCTGGAAGAGAAAACTCCCCAATATGCCTCTAATTTGAGGAGCTACTATGAATACTGCCGGGAAAATGACATCACCCTTTCGCACGTGTTTATCCAACCGAAGGCAGGCAGGCTGTCGACCTTTTTAAAGACATTTGTAGAGTCGGAGGCGGCCCATGTGGTGGAAAAGACTAAGGATGGGATCGTAGTCCGTGGAGCTTTTCTGTTGGACACGCAAGGGGCGACCTCTGACGAAATTCTTGTATTCCCGCCACCATTCCCCTCAGCAAACGCCGAGGAAAGTCCTTATACATTCGCATTTGCAGTGCCGAGTAATCTCCCCGGGGTCCGGTTCGTATGCAGGGAGAGCTTCGTTGGCGGCGAATCCGCGTATAACTATCCCCTAAGCTCCCGATTTGAGGAGATGGATACGCTAGTCATTTTCGATGACGCGCTTGTCCCATGGGACCGGGTATTTATATGTGGGGATGAGAAACTGGCGTTCCAACTGGTCGATGAAAGCCGTTTTCATACCCATGCCAGCGCACAGATTATGTGTAAAAACATTGCCAAAACAGAGTTTCTATTGGGAACCATTGAAATGATGATCGAAGTAGCCGGACTGGAAAGCCATGACCATATAATCGAGAAGGTGACAGAGATTATCATCGCGCTGGAAACGCTCAAGGCGCTGCAGCTTGCAGCCGAGAAGGGGGCTTCTCCTGACCGGTGGGGCAGTATGCTTCCCAATCGGAAGCCGCTCCTTGCTGCCAATGCTTATTTTCCGAAAATGTACCCCCGTATGATTGAAATCATCCAATTAATTGGTGGGAGCAGCCTAATTATGATTCCGGACGAAAAGGATTTTGACACTGAAATCCGCGGCCAATTGAACCGTTACCTGAAAGGCATAGGCTTCGATGCCAAAGAAAATGTGCAGTTAGCCAGACTGGCGTGGGAACTGAGCGTCAGTGCGTTTGGAGGCAGGCAGACGGTCTACGAACGTTTTTTCTTTGGAAATTCCTCCACAGTGAATAGTCGTCTATACACTGGGTATCAAGGCAGGGAAAAGTTTAAGAACCGTGTCAAAGATTTTCTGTCTTAA
- a CDS encoding ArsR/SmtB family transcription factor encodes MEPSLIYKALSNETRRQIMLWLKKPEDYFDEAKYLEHGITFRIGVCVADIQAKSGLAQSVISSYLLTLQQAGLLQSERIGKWTYYRRNDKTIQEFSDYVRNEL; translated from the coding sequence ATGGAACCTTCATTGATTTATAAAGCATTGTCGAACGAGACACGCCGTCAAATTATGCTATGGTTAAAAAAACCAGAGGATTATTTTGATGAAGCGAAATATTTAGAACATGGTATTACTTTTCGAATTGGCGTATGTGTAGCAGATATTCAGGCTAAATCGGGACTTGCACAATCGGTTATATCTAGTTATTTGTTAACTCTGCAGCAAGCAGGGCTGCTCCAATCTGAGCGCATCGGGAAATGGACCTATTACCGTCGGAACGATAAAACGATACAGGAATTTTCCGATTACGTCCGAAATGAACTTTAG
- a CDS encoding MFS transporter — MKKVNPLLIFVLALGVFGIITTEMGIVGVLPEVARKFNISTSQAGSLVGIFALVVAISGPFLTLLASGMNRKVILLIAVLMFAISNMVYAYTTIFNVMLIFRIIPAIFHPVFFSVALVTAAKLVPPEKSGKAVTQVFAGITVGFAFGVPVTSYLAEQISLEAGFLFGAIVSLIAFVGILLWLPSMPVKEKMSYGKQLSILKKPQLWVNIVTIMFVFAAMFSVYSYFAEYLGKVTHMNSSWISALLMAFGLVMIFGNFLFGSFLQKSITKTVIMFPLAYIVSYLLVYYMGSSFIPMIVIVLIWGTVHSGGLIVSQAWLTTEAKEAPEFGNSLFISFSNLGITLGASIGGWFISQWGIHQLIWSGIIFALLAFILIMIKIKVFDSRVT, encoded by the coding sequence TTGAAGAAGGTTAACCCTTTGCTTATTTTTGTACTAGCTCTAGGTGTGTTCGGCATTATTACAACGGAAATGGGAATCGTAGGAGTTCTGCCCGAGGTGGCTCGGAAATTTAATATATCGACTTCACAGGCTGGATCACTTGTAGGTATATTTGCTCTAGTCGTTGCGATCTCAGGTCCTTTCCTAACATTACTTGCATCCGGGATGAATCGAAAAGTCATTCTATTAATCGCTGTACTTATGTTCGCGATATCAAATATGGTTTATGCATACACAACGATATTCAATGTGATGTTGATATTCCGTATCATACCTGCTATTTTTCATCCGGTTTTCTTTTCTGTAGCTCTTGTGACGGCTGCCAAACTTGTCCCTCCAGAAAAAAGTGGAAAAGCAGTCACACAGGTTTTTGCCGGGATTACGGTGGGGTTTGCATTTGGCGTGCCTGTGACGTCATATCTCGCTGAACAAATTTCGCTGGAAGCTGGATTCCTATTTGGCGCAATTGTCAGCTTAATTGCTTTTGTAGGGATATTACTATGGCTTCCCTCCATGCCTGTTAAGGAAAAAATGTCTTATGGCAAGCAGCTTAGTATATTAAAAAAACCGCAATTATGGGTAAATATCGTAACGATTATGTTTGTTTTTGCGGCTATGTTCTCTGTATACAGCTATTTTGCCGAGTATCTTGGAAAAGTAACTCATATGAATAGTTCCTGGATTAGTGCATTGTTGATGGCATTTGGCTTAGTCATGATTTTTGGTAATTTTCTATTTGGAAGCTTTTTGCAAAAAAGCATTACTAAGACCGTTATTATGTTTCCACTAGCGTATATAGTAAGTTATTTACTTGTTTATTATATGGGCTCTTCTTTCATTCCGATGATTGTCATCGTACTTATTTGGGGGACGGTGCATTCTGGCGGGTTAATTGTCAGTCAAGCATGGCTTACAACGGAAGCGAAAGAAGCTCCTGAATTCGGAAACAGTTTGTTTATCTCATTTTCAAATCTTGGAATTACGTTGGGAGCTTCCATTGGTGGTTGGTTTATCTCTCAATGGGGAATACATCAGCTCATTTGGAGTGGAATCATATTCGCATTGCTTGCTTTCATATTGATTATGATAAAAATTAAAGTTTTTGATTCGAGAGTCACATAA
- a CDS encoding DUF4179 domain-containing protein: MNSTKPNDMRKKIAVTALIVTLGMAVVGSGFPTYVSAETSGKATVANSTSPISNPILIDADGEDNESNQVITHGDVTLSLSNVIFDGNSLEVTVRKEGGTVGKEIIDLKKGLDLSANGKPIVYTPNLKSIPGDKGGVLISFSRYDKPQLPDQFVMTLKLYSENVKEPFTFTVPVKKAKSLVTLQPGTTLKSGDFSYTVDYFQLTPITMMLKLHSTGKVPAAAKSKDRSSKMFYEIADETGNVLGASIWDSNLEQPSGSKSKEDLIFSGSFNAVPKTIIIRPFSYTLDAKGKILKDSQKNWAKTYHKKLEMKITVPK; the protein is encoded by the coding sequence TTGAACTCTACTAAACCTAATGATATGAGAAAAAAAATCGCTGTAACAGCATTGATAGTAACGTTGGGAATGGCAGTCGTAGGCAGCGGGTTTCCTACATACGTTAGTGCCGAGACTTCCGGAAAGGCTACTGTTGCCAACAGTACCTCTCCCATTTCAAATCCCATCTTGATAGATGCGGATGGGGAGGATAATGAGTCCAATCAAGTAATTACCCACGGCGACGTGACACTCAGCTTATCCAACGTTATATTTGACGGGAATAGCCTTGAGGTTACTGTCCGGAAGGAGGGGGGGACTGTCGGTAAGGAAATCATTGACCTAAAGAAGGGACTGGATTTGTCTGCTAATGGGAAACCGATTGTATATACTCCTAATCTGAAGTCTATACCGGGAGATAAAGGGGGCGTTTTGATCTCCTTCTCTAGATATGACAAACCGCAGCTCCCGGATCAATTCGTTATGACGCTGAAGTTGTACTCCGAGAACGTCAAGGAGCCGTTCACCTTTACTGTTCCGGTGAAAAAGGCTAAAAGTCTTGTAACATTGCAGCCGGGCACAACCCTAAAAAGTGGGGATTTCAGCTATACAGTAGACTATTTCCAATTGACGCCGATAACGATGATGCTCAAGCTGCACAGCACAGGAAAAGTTCCGGCAGCAGCTAAATCCAAAGATCGTTCCAGCAAGATGTTTTATGAAATTGCAGATGAAACAGGAAATGTACTCGGGGCAAGCATTTGGGATTCCAACCTAGAGCAACCGTCCGGATCAAAGAGTAAAGAAGACCTGATCTTTAGTGGTTCGTTTAATGCAGTGCCGAAAACAATCATCATTAGGCCATTTTCGTACACACTGGACGCTAAAGGAAAGATTCTGAAAGACAGCCAAAAAAACTGGGCCAAGACCTATCACAAGAAGCTGGAAATGAAGATTACAGTCCCTAAATAA